The following proteins come from a genomic window of Diadema setosum chromosome 20, eeDiaSeto1, whole genome shotgun sequence:
- the LOC140243408 gene encoding LOW QUALITY PROTEIN: uncharacterized protein (The sequence of the model RefSeq protein was modified relative to this genomic sequence to represent the inferred CDS: substituted 2 bases at 2 genomic stop codons), with product MDKRQLWVSQIHACRFLFLTEVTTRSRTRATTTTAPGTEQTTAVVEETTATPEATTTTQTTVTSITTERPESTTPGYCRKPLDGEDPDTKLRVLLDNVETNLWTEPTSNRKVRVIVKSTDDTSEVTIKVSAVSITTTNGSPPNTVTIGVPPSSDGDVERQFTAEPGEDQPSGMYEFEPLTGLNEVYFDITLPDDYNVADSQLTVTFRGCIETATSMETTVVTTVVTTSVPTSTSKPTTVTEATTTAVTTTTPMGTTRKEETTTLSTTTPAQTTAMETTTLGQSEVTTRSRTRATTTTAPGTEQTTAVVEETTATPEATTTTQTTVTSITTERPESTTPGYCRKPLDGEDPDTKLRVLLDNVETNLWTEPTSNRKVRVIVKSTDDTSEVTIKVSAVSITTTNGSPPNTVTIGVPPSSDGDVERQFTAEPGEDQPSGMYEFEPLTGLNEVYFDITLPDDYNVADSQLTVTFRGCIETATSMETTVVTTVVTTSVPTSTSKPTTVTEATTTAVTTTTPMGTTRKEETTTLSTTTPAQTTAMGTALXLFFYIXINGLSTKKKNREIILASMPIEQNGCNTFFTIHACRFLFLTEVTTRSRTRATTTTAPGTEQTTAVVEETTATPEATTTTQTTVTSITTERPESTTPGYCRKPLDGEDPDTKLRVLLDNVETNLWTEPTSNRKVRVIVKSTDDTSEVTIKVSAVSITTTNGSPPNTVTIGVPPSSDGDVERQFTAEPGEDQPSGMYEFEPLTGLNEVYFDITLPDDYNVADSQLTVTFRGCIETATSMETTVVTTVVTTSVPTSTSKPTTVTEATTTAVTTTTPMGTTRKEETTTLSTTTPAQTTAMETTTLGQSEVTTRSRTRATTTTAPGTEQTTAVVEETTATPEATTTTQTTVTSITTERPESTTPGYCRKPLDAEDPDTKLRVLLDNVETNLWTEPTSNRKVRVIVKSTDDTSEVTIKVSAVSITTTNGSPPNTVTIGVPPSSDGDVERQFTAEPGEDQPSGMYEFEPLTGLNEVYFDITLPDDYNVADSQLTVTFRGCIETATSMETTVVTTVVTTSVPTSTSKPTTVTEATTTAVTTTTPMGTTKTEETTTLSTTTPAQTTAMGTALLLFFYIRINGLSTKKKK from the exons ATGGAT AAACGACAACTCTGGGTCAGTCAG ATACATGCgtgtcgttttctttttttaacagaagTCACAACAAGGTCGCGAACGCGAGCGACAACGACTACTGCTCCAGGAACAGAGCAAACAACAGCAGTAGTTGAGGAAACTACTGCCACTCCTGAAGCAACAACTACAACTCAGACAACTGTTACATCGATCACTACAGAAAGGCCGGAATCTACTACGCCAG GTTATTGCAGAAAACCGCTGGATGGCGAGGACCCTGATACTAAATTAAGAGTTTTACTGGACAACGTCGAAACAAACCTTTGGACGGAACCTACTTCCAATAGGAAAGTAAGAGTCATTGTCAAATCAACGGATGACACCTCCGAAGTGACGATTAAGGTATCAGCCGTCAGCATAACCACAACGAATGGCTCGCCTCCCAATACTGTCACAATTGGTGTCCCGCCGTCGAGCGATGGAGATGTTGAACGCCAATTTACAGCTGAACCCGGAGAAGATCAGCCTTCAGGAATGTACGAGTTTGAACCTTTGACTGGTTTGAATGAAGTTTATTTTGACATCACCCTTCCTGATGACTACAACGTGGCAGATTCGCAGTTGACCGTGACATTCAGAGGATGTATTGAGACAG CTACGAGCATGGAAACAACAGTAGTCACAACCGTTGTCACTACAAGTGTACCTACCAGCACGTCGAAACCCACTACAGTAACTGAAGCTACCACCACAGCTGTTACCACAACAACTCCGATGGGTACTACTAGGAAGGAGGAGACCACAACTCTTTCTACTACTACCCCTGCTCAGACTACAGCAATGG AAACGACAACTCTGGGTCAGTCAG aagTCACAACAAGGTCGCGAACGCGAGCGACAACGACTACTGCTCCAGGAACAGAGCAAACAACAGCAGTAGTTGAGGAAACTACTGCCACTCCTGAAGCAACAACTACAACTCAGACAACTGTTACATCGATCACTACAGAAAGGCCGGAATCTACTACCCCAG GTTATTGCAGAAAACCGCTGGATGGCGAGGACCCTGATACTAAATTAAGAGTTTTACTGGACAACGTCGAAACAAACCTTTGGACGGAACCTACTTCCAATAGGAAAGTAAGAGTCATTGTCAAATCAACGGATGACACCTCCGAAGTGACGATTAAGGTATCAGCCGTCAGCATAACCACAACGAATGGCTCGCCTCCCAATACTGTCACAATTGGTGTCCCGCCGTCGAGCGATGGAGATGTTGAACGCCAATTTACAGCTGAACCCGGAGAAGATCAGCCTTCAGGAATGTACGAGTTTGAACCTTTGACTGGTTTGAATGAAGTTTATTTTGACATCACCCTTCCTGATGACTACAACGTGGCAGATTCGCAGTTGACCGTGACATTCAGAGGATGTATTGAGACAG CTACGAGCATGGAAACAACAGTAGTCACAACCGTTGTCACTACAAGTGTACCTACCAGCACGTCGAAACCCACTACAGTAACTGAAGCTACCACCACAGCTGTTACCACAACAACTCCGATGGGTACTACTAGGAAGGAGGAGACCACAACTCTTTCTACTACTACCCCTGCTCAGACTACAGCAATGGGTACAGCCTTGTAgttgttcttttatatttgaattaatgggctttctacgaaaaaaaaaaatcgtgaaatcATTTTAGCTTCAATGCCAATTGAACAAAATGGATGTAACACCTTCTTCACA ATACATGCgtgtcgttttctttttttaacagaagTCACAACAAGGTCGCGAACGCGAGCGACAACGACTACTGCTCCAGGAACAGAGCAAACAACAGCAGTAGTTGAGGAAACTACTGCCACTCCTGAAGCAACAACTACAACTCAGACAACTGTTACATCGATCACTACAGAAAGGCCGGAATCTACTACCCCAG GTTATTGCAGAAAACCGCTGGATGGCGAGGACCCTGATACTAAATTAAGAGTTTTACTGGACAACGTCGAAACAAACCTTTGGACGGAACCTACTTCCAATAGGAAAGTAAGAGTCATTGTCAAATCAACGGATGACACCTCCGAAGTGACGATTAAGGTATCAGCCGTCAGCATAACCACAACGAATGGCTCGCCTCCCAATACTGTCACAATTGGTGTCCCGCCGTCGAGCGATGGAGATGTTGAACGCCAATTTACAGCTGAACCCGGAGAAGATCAGCCTTCAGGAATGTACGAGTTTGAACCTTTGACTGGTTTGAATGAAGTTTATTTTGACATCACCCTTCCTGATGACTACAACGTGGCAGATTCGCAGTTGACCGTGACATTCAGAGGATGTATTGAGACAG CTACGAGCATGGAAACAACAGTAGTCACAACCGTTGTCACTACAAGTGTACCTACCAGCACGTCGAAACCCACTACAGTAACTGAAGCTACCACCACAGCTGTTACCACAACAACTCCGATGGGTACTACTAGGAAGGAGGAGACCACAACTCTTTCTACTACTACCCCTGCTCAGACTACAGCAATGG AAACGACAACTCTGGGTCAGTCAG AAGTCACAACAAGGTCGCGAACGCGAGCGACAACGACTACTGCTCCAGGAACAGAGCAAACAACAGCAGTCGTTGAGGAAACTACTGCCACTCCTGAAGCAACAACTACAACTCAGACAACTGTTACATCGATCACTACAGAAAGGCCGGAATCTACTACGCCAG GTTATTGCAGAAAACCACTGGATGCCGAGGACCCTGATACTAAATTAAGAGTTTTACTGGACAACGTCGAAACAAACCTTTGGACGGAACCTACTTCCAATAGGAAAGTAAGAGTCATTGTCAAATCAACGGATGACACCTCCGAAGTGACGATTAAGGTATCAGCCGTCAGCATAACCACAACGAATGGCTCGCCTCCCAATACTGTCACAATTGGTGTCCCGCCGTCGAGCGATGGAGATGTTGAACGCCAATTTACAGCTGAACCCGGAGAAGATCAGCCTTCAGGAATGTACGAGTTTGAACCTTTGACTGGTTTGAATGAAGTTTATTTTGACATCACCCTTCCTGATGACTACAACGTGGCAGATTCGCAGTTGACCGTGACATTCAGAGGATGTATTGAGACAG CTACGAGCATGGAAACAACAGTAGTCACAACCGTTGTCACTACAAGTGTACCTACCAGCACGTCGAAACCCACTACAGTAACTGAAGCTACCACCACAGCTGTTACCACAACAACTCCGATGGGTACTACTAAGACGGAGGAGACCACAACTCTTTCTACTACTACCCCTGCTCAGACTACAGCAATGGGTACAgccttgttgttgttcttttatattAGGATTAATGGcctttctacaaaaaaaaaaaaataa
- the LOC140243405 gene encoding uncharacterized protein — MDEFVSQLLSSGGAVQNSAWTATAASDSLTLQLTRRIKLTAIEVVQDSGPAISQLSVRYDGGDALGEVEAQLSSPTGGIFSVPGNELGATPISSLTILLDGFTAYPVTTEFRLRGCVYSAIETTTVTTVSTTTTTPTTTGQQEPTTTETISEVITTKTPEGSTTEEKTTTVSTPATEERTTFTRSRTTTTTPSTTTESAVETTTRGETTSKRRTTTVTTPAPATTKGEVSTTLIVTVTTTPQGSTEETSEISSTTVEGVTTTERITTTPTSITREVTTMEGSTSTTKATTKPRPTAPTTPTTIAYTTTPSFNATGCWKDGILYECAHLCGIMIFEQ, encoded by the exons ATGGACGAGTTCGTAAGTCAGCTGCTATCCAGTGGCGGGGCCGTCCAGAACAGTGCATGGACTGCGACCGCAGCCAGCGACAGCCTCACTCTCCAATTGACGCGACGAATCAAGCTGACGGCCATTGAAGTCGTGCAGGACAGCGGTCCGGCCATCTCGCAACTCTCCGTCAGGTACGACGGCGGCGACGCTCTCGGTGAAGTCGAGGCACAGCTCTCCTCGCCGACCGGAGGCATCTTCTCCGTCCCCGGCAACGAGCTCGGTGCGACTCCGATCTCGAGTCTGACTATACTCCTAGATGGCTTCACCGCGTATCCCGTGACTACCGAATTCAGATTACGCGGATGCGTGTACAGTG CAATTGAAACCACGACCGTGACAACAGTCTCCACCACTACAACAACACCAACGACAACGGGACAACAGGAGCCCACAACCACTGAAACGATATCCGAAGTGATCACCACAAAAACGCCCGAAGGTTCGACGACTGAGGAGAAAACTACGACCGTCTCAACACCTGCAACAG AAGAGAGAACTACATTCACTCGCAGCAGAACGACAACCACGACACCTTCGACGACGACAGAGTCCGCTGTAGAGACGACCACTCGAGGGGAAACGACTTCGAAGAGGCGAACGACGACCGTCACAACTCCGGCGCCCGCTACGACCAAGG GTGAGGTATCTACCACTCTCATCGTTACTGTGACAACCACACCGCAGGGTAGTACTGAAGAAACATCCGAGATTAGTTCCACCACTGTGGAGGGCGTCACGACCACGGAGAGAATCACAACGACTCCGACATCGATCACCAGAGAGGTGACGACCATGGAGGGATCAACTTCTACAACAAAAGCTACCACCAAACCTCGCCCCACTGCTCCTACAACTCCTACAACGATCGCATACACCACAACGCCCTCTTTCAATGCCACTG GGTGCTGGAAAGATGGCATTCTCTATGAG TGTGCCCATCTCTGTGGTATAATGATATTTGAACAATGa
- the LOC140243407 gene encoding uncharacterized protein, producing the protein MTRSRNLSLDQIKGQDAKLCFLIHACRFLFLTEVTTRSRTRATTTTAPGTEQTTAVVEETTATPEATTTTQTTVTSITTERPESTTPGYCRKPLDAEDPDTKLRVLLDNVETNLWTEPTSNRKVRVIVKSTDDTSEVTIKVSAVSITTTNGSPPNTVTIGVPPSSDGDVERQFTAEPGEDQPSGMYEFEPLTGLNEVYFDITLPDDYNVADSQLTVTFRGCIETATSMQTTVVTTVVTTSVPTSTSKPTTVTEATTTAVTTTTPMGTTKTEETTTLSTTTPAQTTAMETTTLGQSEVTTRSRTRATTTTAPGTEQTTAVVEETTATPEATTTTQTTVTSITTERPESTTPGYCRKPLDAEDPDTKLRVLLDNVETNLWTEPTSNRKVRVIVKSTDDTSEVTIKVSAVSITTTNGSPPNTVTIGVPPSSDGDVERQFTAEPGEDQPSGMYEFEPLTGLNEVYFDITLPDDYNVADSQLTVTFRGCIETATSMETTVVTTVVTTSVPTSTSKPTTVTEATTTAVTTTTPMGTTKTEETTTLSTTTPAQTTAMGTALLLFFYIRINGLSTKKRKNNNNNNNLIHACRFLFLTEVTTRSRTRATTTTAPGTEQTTAVVEETTATPEATTTTQTTVTSITTERPESTTPGYCRKPLDGEDPDTKLRVLLDNVETNLWTEPTSNRKVRVIVKSTDDTSEVTIKVSAVSITTTNGSPPNTVTIGVPPSSDGDVERQFTAEPGEDQPSGMYEFEPLTGLNEVYFDITLPDDYNVADSQLTVTFRGCIETATSMETTVVTTVVTTSVPTSTSKPTTFTEATTTAVTTTTPMGTTKTEETTTLSTTTPAQTTAMETTTLGQSEVTTRSRTRATTTTAPGTEQTTAVVEETTATPEATTTTQTTVTSITTERPESTTPGYCRKPLDGEDPDTKLRVLLDNVETNLWTEPTSNRKVRVIVKSTDDTSEVTIKVSAVSITTTNGSPPNTVTIGVPPSSDGDVERQFTVEPGEDQPSGMYEFEPLTGLNEVYFDITLPDDYNAADSQLTVTFRGCIETATSMETTVVTTVVTTSVPSSTSKPTTVTEATTTAVTTTTPMGTTKTEETTTLSTTTPAQTTAMGTALLFFYIWINGLSTKKKIIIIIS; encoded by the exons ATGACTCGAAGCAGGAATCTCTCTCTTGACCAGATCAAGGGACAAGACgctaaactttgttttttg ATACATGCgtgtcgttttctttttttaacagaagTCACAACAAGGTCGCGAACGCGAGCGACAACGACTACTGCTCCAGGAACAGAGCAAACAACAGCAGTCGTTGAGGAAACTACTGCCACTCCTGAAGCAACAACTACAACTCAGACAACTGTTACATCGATCACTACAGAAAGGCCGGAATCTACTACGCCAG GTTATTGCAGAAAACCACTGGATGCCGAGGACCCTGATACTAAATTAAGAGTTTTACTGGACAACGTCGAAACAAACCTTTGGACGGAACCTACTTCCAATAGGAAAGTAAGAGTCATTGTCAAATCAACGGATGACACCTCCGAAGTGACGATTAAGGTATCAGCCGTCAGCATAACCACAACGAATGGCTCGCCTCCCAATACTGTCACAATTGGTGTCCCGCCGTCGAGCGATGGAGATGTTGAACGCCAATTTACAGCTGAACCCGGAGAAGATCAGCCTTCAGGAATGTACGAGTTTGAACCTTTGACTGGTTTGAATGAAGTTTATTTTGACATCACCCTTCCTGATGACTACAACGTGGCAGATTCGCAGTTGACCGTGACATTCAGAGGATGTATTGAGACAG CTACGAGCATGCAAACAACAGTAGTCACAACCGTTGTCACTACAAGTGTACCTACCAGCACGTCGAAACCCACTACAGTAACTGAAGCTACCACCACAGCTGTTACCACAACAACTCCGATGGGTACTACTAAGACGGAGGAGACCACAACTCTTTCTACTACTACCCCTGCTCAGACTACAGCAATGG AAACGACAACTCTGGGTCAGTCAG aagTCACAACAAGGTCGCGAACGCGAGCGACAACGACTACTGCTCCAGGAACAGAGCAAACAACAGCAGTCGTTGAGGAAACTACTGCCACTCCTGAAGCAACAACTACAACTCAGACAACTGTTACATCGATCACTACAGAAAGGCCGGAATCTACTACGCCAG GTTATTGCAGAAAACCACTGGATGCCGAGGACCCTGATACTAAATTAAGAGTTTTACTGGACAACGTCGAAACAAACCTTTGGACGGAACCTACTTCCAATAGGAAAGTAAGAGTCATTGTCAAATCAACGGATGACACCTCCGAAGTGACGATTAAGGTATCAGCCGTCAGCATAACCACAACGAATGGCTCGCCTCCCAATACTGTCACAATTGGTGTCCCGCCGTCGAGCGATGGAGATGTTGAACGCCAATTTACAGCTGAACCCGGAGAAGATCAGCCTTCAGGAATGTACGAGTTTGAACCTTTGACTGGTTTGAATGAAGTTTATTTTGACATCACCCTTCCTGATGACTACAACGTGGCAGATTCGCAGTTGACCGTGACATTCAGAGGATGTATTGAGACAG CTACGAGCATGGAAACAACAGTAGTCACAACCGTTGTCACTACAAGTGTACCTACCAGCACGTCGAAACCCACTACAGTAACTGAAGCTACCACCACAGCTGTTACCACAACAACTCCGATGGGTACTACTAAGACGGAGGAGACCACAACTCTTTCTACTACTACCCCTGCTCAGACTACAGCAATGGGTACAgccttgttgttgttcttttatattAGGATTAATGGCCtttctacaaaaaaaagaaaaaataataataataataataatctc ATACATGCgtgtcgttttctttttttaacagaagTCACAACAAGGTCGCGAACGCGAGCGACAACGACTACTGCTCCAGGAACAGAGCAAACAACAGCAGTCGTTGAGGAAACTACTGCCACTCCTGAAGCAACAACTACAACTCAGACAACTGTTACATCGATCACTACAGAAAGGCCGGAATCTACTACGCCAG GTTATTGCAGAAAACCGCTGGATGGCGAGGACCCTGATACTAAATTAAGAGTTTTACTGGACAACGTCGAAACAAACCTTTGGACGGAACCTACTTCCAATAGGAAAGTAAGAGTCATTGTCAAATCAACGGATGACACCTCCGAAGTGACGATTAAGGTATCAGCCGTCAGCATAACCACAACGAATGGCTCGCCTCCCAATACTGTCACAATTGGTGTCCCGCCGTCGAGCGATGGAGATGTTGAACGCCAATTTACAGCTGAACCCGGAGAAGATCAGCCTTCAGGAATGTACGAGTTTGAACCTTTGACTGGTTTGAATGAAGTTTATTTTGACATCACCCTTCCTGATGACTACAACGTGGCAGATTCGCAGTTGACGGTGACATTCAGAGGATGTATTGAGACAG CTACGAGCATGGAAACAACAGTAGTCACAACCGTTGTCACTACAAGTGTACCTACCAGCACGTCGAAACCCACTACATTCACTGAAGCTACCACCACAGCTGTTACCACAACAACTCCGATGGGTACTACTAAGACGGAGGAGACCACAACTCTTTCTACTACTACCCCTGCTCAGACTACAGCAATGG AAACGACAACTCTGGGTCAGTCAG aaGTCACAACAAGGTCGCGAACGCGAGCGACAACGACTACTGCTCCAGGAACCGAGCAAACAACAGCAGTCGTTGAGGAAACTACTGCCACTCCTGAAGCAACAACTACAACTCAGACAACTGTTACATCGATCACTACAGAAAGGCCGGAATCTACTACGCCAG GTTATTGCAGAAAACCACTGGATGGCGAGGACCCTGATACTAAATTAAGAGTTTTACTGGACAACGTCGAAACAAACCTTTGGACGGAACCTACTTCCAATAGGAAAGTAAGAGTCATTGTCAAATCAACGGATGACACCTCCGAAGTGACGATTAAGGTATCAGCCGTCAGCATAACCACAACGAATGGCTCGCCTCCCAATACTGTCACAATTGGTGTCCCGCCGTCGAGCGATGGAGATGTTGAACGCCAATTTACAGTTGAACCCGGAGAAGATCAGCCTTCAGGAATGTACGAGTTTGAACCTTTGACTGGTTTGAATGAAGTTTATTTTGACATCACCCTTCCTGATGACTACAACGCGGCAGATTCGCAGTTGACGGTGACATTCAGAGGATGTATTGAGACAG CTACGAGCATGGAAACAACAGTAGTCACAACCGTTGTCACTACAAGTGTACCTAGCAGCACGTCGAAACCCACTACAGTCACTGAAGCTACCACCACAGCTGTTACCACAACAACTCCGATGGGTACTACTAAGACGGAGGAGACCACAACTCTTTCTACTACTACCCCTGCTCAGACTACAGCAATGGGTACAGCCttgttgttcttttatatttggATTAATGGcctttctacaaaaaaaaaaataataataataatctcgTGA
- the LOC140243406 gene encoding uncharacterized protein, which produces MENTCVSFSFLTEVTTRSRTRATTTTAPGTEQTTAVVEETTATPEATTTTQTTVTSITTERPESTTPGYCRKPLDGEDPDTKLRVLLDNVETNLWTEPTSNRKVRVIVKSTDDTSEVTIKVSAVSITTTNGSPPNTVTIGVPPSSDGDVERQFTVEPGEDQPSGMYEFEPLTGLNEVYFDITLPDDYNAADSQLTVTFRGCIETATSMETTVVTTVVTTSVPSSTSKPTTVTEATTTAVTTTTPMGTTKTEETTTLSTTTPAQTTAMETTTLGQSEVTTRSRTRATTTTAPGTEQTTAVVEETTATPEATTTTQTTVTSITTERPESTTPGYCRKPLDGEDPDTKLRVLLDNVETNLWTEPTSNRKVRVIVKSTDDTSEVTIKVSAVSITTTNGSPPNTVTIGVLPSSDGDVERQFTAEPGEDQPSGMYEFEPLTGLNEVYFDITLPDDYNVADSQLTVTFRGCIETATSMETTEVTTVVTTSVPSSTSKPTTVTEATTTAVTTTTPMGTTKTEETTTLFTTTPAQTTAMGTALLLFFYIWINGLSTKKNNNNLVKSF; this is translated from the exons ATGGAAA ATACATGCGtgtcgttttcttttttaacagaaGTCACAACAAGGTCGCGAACGCGAGCGACAACGACTACTGCTCCAGGAACCGAGCAAACAACAGCAGTCGTTGAGGAAACTACTGCCACTCCTGAAGCAACAACTACAACTCAGACAACTGTTACATCGATCACTACAGAAAGGCCGGAATCTACTACGCCAG GTTATTGCAGAAAACCACTGGATGGCGAGGACCCTGATACTAAATTAAGAGTTTTACTGGACAACGTCGAAACAAACCTTTGGACGGAACCTACTTCCAATAGGAAAGTAAGAGTCATTGTCAAATCAACGGATGACACCTCCGAAGTGACGATTAAGGTATCAGCCGTCAGCATAACCACAACGAATGGCTCGCCTCCCAATACTGTCACAATTGGTGTCCCGCCGTCGAGCGATGGAGATGTTGAACGCCAATTTACAGTTGAACCCGGAGAAGATCAGCCTTCAGGAATGTACGAGTTTGAACCTTTGACTGGTTTGAATGAAGTTTATTTTGACATCACCCTTCCTGATGACTACAACGCGGCAGATTCGCAGTTGACGGTGACATTCAGAGGATGTATTGAGACAG CTACGAGCATGGAAACAACAGTAGTCACAACCGTTGTCACTACAAGTGTACCTAGCAGCACGTCGAAACCCACTACAGTCACTGAAGCTACCACCACAGCTGTTACCACAACAACTCCGATGGGTACTACTAAGACGGAGGAGACCACAACTCTTTCTACTACTACCCCTGCTCAGACTACAGCAATGG AAACGACAACTCTGGGTCAGTCAG aaGTCACAACAAGGTCGCGAACGCGAGCGACAACGACTACTGCTCCAGGAACCGAGCAAACAACAGCAGTCGTTGAGGAAACTACTGCCACTCCTGAAGCAACAACTACAACTCAGACAACTGTTACATCGATCACTACAGAAAGGCCGGAATCTACTACGCCAG GTTATTGCAGAAAACCACTGGATGGCGAGGACCCTGATACTAAATTAAGAGTTTTACTGGACAACGTCGAAACAAACCTTTGGACGGAACCTACTTCCAATAGGAAAGTAAGAGTCATTGTCAAATCAACAGATGACACCTCCGAAGTGACGATTAAGGTATCAGCCGTCAGCATAACCACAACGAATGGCTCGCCTCCCAATACTGTCACAATTGGTGTCCTGCCGTCGAGCGATGGAGATGTTGAACGCCAATTTACAGCTGAACCCGGAGAAGATCAGCCTTCAGGAATGTACGAGTTTGAACCTTTGACTGGTTTGAATGAAGTTTATTTTGACATCACCCTTCCTGATGACTACAACGTGGCAGATTCGCAGTTGACGGTGACATTCAGAGGATGTATTGAGACAG CTACGAGCATGGAAACAACAGAAGTCACAACCGTTGTCACTACAAGTGTACCTAGCAGCACGTCGAAACCCACTACAGTCACTGAAGCTACCACCACAGCTGTTACCACAACAACTCCGATGGGTACTACTAAGACGGAGGAGACCACAACTCTTTTTACTACTACCCCTGCTCAGACTACAGCAATGGGTACAgccttgttgttgttcttttatatttggATTAATGGcctttctacaaaaaaaaataataataatctcgTGAAATCATTTTAG